In Macaca fascicularis isolate 582-1 chromosome X, T2T-MFA8v1.1, one DNA window encodes the following:
- the CLDN34 gene encoding claudin-34 yields MSWFCNSANCQFSVFTLTTIGWILSCTSMGLVEWRIWYMKDTPLYPPGIACVGIFRVCIYRHRTNSTTTKFCYRYSYQDTFLPFEIYMAQRFLLTASIFGFFGRAFNILALRNTSVKIFEEDTYNSFIVSGVFNIAAGVFILIAVLQNYDAIINSQGITFPPSLQMPFKPDVQEVGTAIQVAGIGVLPMLLTGMFSLFYKCPLYCQVHPDISET; encoded by the coding sequence ATGTCCTGGTTCTGCAACAGTGCCAACTGCCAATTTTCAGTCTTCACCCTTACCACCATAGGATGGATCCTCTCCTGTACGTCCATGGGCCTTGTGGAGTGGCGAATATGGTACATGAAAGACACCCCGCTCTACCCCCCTGGGATCGCCTGCGTGGGAATATTTAGAGTCTGCATTTACCGGCATCGCACCAACAGCACCACAACCAAATTCTGTTACCGATACAGCTACCAGGACACCTTTCTCCCTTTTGAAATTTACATGGCTCAACGCTTCCTACTGACTGCCAGCATTTTCGGATTCTTCGGGAGAGCCTTTAACATCCTTGCACTTAGAAACACGTCTGTGAAAATATTTGAGGAGGACACCTACAATTCATTCATTGTTTCAGGAGTTTTCAACATTGCTGCTGGTGTCTTTATCTTAATTGCTGTGCTCCAGAACTACGATGCCATCATAAACTCACAGGGAATCACCTTCCCGCCATCTCTCCAAATGCCCTTCAAGCCAGATGTGCAGGAAGTTGGCACTGCCATTCAAGTGGCAGGGATAGGTGTCTTGCCTATGCTGTTAACTGGgatgttttctctattttacaaatgtcCCCTGTACTGCCAAGTGCATCCTGATATTTCAGAAACGTGA